Sequence from the Catenuloplanes indicus genome:
CGGTGAACAGATCCAGGTGCACGCGCGGCCGCTCCTCGGCCGTCGACGAGTTCAGCGTGAGCACCAGCGGCGTGCCCGGCCCGTCCTCCGGCACCAGCACCACCCAGTCCGCGCGCTCCTCCGCCTCGCTGATCAGATAGCCGAGCGCCCCGGCCCAGAAGCGGACCGCCCGGGGCAGGTCGGAGACGCCGAGCACGATCGCACCAATCCGAAGCATGATCGGGATCGTTCCAGTCCCGCCC
This genomic interval carries:
- a CDS encoding VOC family protein, with the translated sequence MLRIGAIVLGVSDLPRAVRFWAGALGYLISEAEERADWVVLVPEDGPGTPLVLTLNSSTAEERPRVHLDLFTDGPAEQAAEITRLVTIGGAFVGWDRRPGEPDFAVLADTEGNRFCVVDTA